The Papaver somniferum cultivar HN1 chromosome 3, ASM357369v1, whole genome shotgun sequence genome includes a region encoding these proteins:
- the LOC113361031 gene encoding probable prefoldin subunit 5 has translation MEKLSLEQLKGLKEQSDLEVNLLQDSLNNIRTATTRLEIASTALHDLSLRPQGKKMLVPLTASLYVPGTLDDANKVLVDVGTGYFIEKTMAEGIDYCERKINLLKSNYEQLIEVASKKKAIADEATAHLQAKMRQPAPTP, from the exons ATGGAGAAGTTGAGCTTAGAACAGCTGAAAGGACTTAAAGAACAATCTGATCTTGAAGTTAATCTTCTTCAAGACAGTTTGAATAACATTAGAACTGCTACTACTCGTCTTGAAATCGCTTCTACTGCTCTTCATGATCTCTCTCTTCGTCCTCAAG GTAAGAAAATGTTAGTGCCTCTTACTGCATCTCTATATGTCCCTGGAACACTTGATGATGCTAATaaagtccttgttgatgttggCACTGGATACTTCATTGAG AAAACAATGGCTGAAGGCATAGATTATTGTGAACGAAAAATCAACTTACTGAAATCAAACTATGAGCAGCTTATTGAG GTTGCATCCAAGAAAAAAGCCATAGCAGATGAAGCTACCGCACACCTGCAAGCGAAAATGAGGCAACCAGCTCCTACACCATAG